The genomic DNA AGCCCGATGCTCTTGGCATACGAGGGGCCGACCATCTCGGAGAATGCCCCAAGCTCATCGACTTCCAGGTCGACGACACGGATGTCGTCTCTGGACCGCAGCTTGCGGAGGCGCTCCCAGTTCTGCATCGCTTCGGGATCTACTGACCGCTTGGTCCAGTACCGCTCGCTCTGGGCGATCTCGCTGACGAGGCTCTCGATCCCATCCGGATCCTCGTCGGGATCCATCACCTGCCGGGGAACGCACACCTCGCCGCCGAGGACCCGCACCAGGAGGTCGAACTGGTCGACGAGTGCGAAGTACCTGACCGGCGTGGTGTTGCAGACGAGGGGGTCATGCTGACTCACGGAGATATTGGAACTCCTCTTGTTCCTCTGGTGACGTGGGGCGCTCAGCGAGGAACTCCTCGATGTCCTCCTGAGCAAGTCCGGTCATGGAAGCCGCTCCGCCGACCGTGAGCTTCTCGTCGGCCAGGGCACGGCGGAGCAGCCGGAGAAACCGTGGTGGGAATCGACCGAGTCCCCACCGATCCGGGTCCTGTCCCCACTCGTCAGGTTCGATCGGATAGCCGAGCCGCTGCGCCAGATGGACGGGCTGGAGCTCCCGCAGCCGTGCGACGTCGACGGCCGAGGTCAGGTTCGCCGCCTGCAACCGCACCAGCATCATCGCGTAGGAGACCCGGAACAGCCGCTGGAGGGAGATCACGACCTCCGCGTCCTGGACCTTCGCCAATCCCAAGGTCTCCACGACACTCCGGAGGCTCTGGATGGGGACCAGGAACTCCGCTGCGAACTCGTTGGCGAACCGCTCCGCCAACTGCCGGCGTCCGAGGTACCCGACGTAGATGTGGTCACCGTGGAACAGGGCGTGAGCGAGCTCGTGGGCCAGGGTGAACTGCCGTCGCCCCGGGGTCGTCTGCGAGTTCGCCACGATGGAAAACCCCACCCGGTCGTGAGGCAGGAAGACGCCAGACACGGTCCCCCGCAGGTCTGTCCCCAACGGTGCTTGGTAGACCGTGACGCCAGACAGGTCCGCCAGGGTCCAGAGGTCCCCGACCGGACCCTCGCCCAGGCGGAAGAACCGTCGCGCCTCCTCGGCCTTCCTGCGGATGTCGTCCTTGGAGAGGAAGCCTTCTCGGAGGGAGAGCGGTGACTCCGTCATGCCCGAAGCAGCACCCATCGCGTCCAAGAGGTCCCCGTAGGCGTCGAGGAACGAGAGGTACCGCTGGATCTGGAACTTGGCCGAGGGGTCCAGGCGGTCACCTGCATCACGGAACAGCAGCCGCTCGAAGTCGGGCCTCGGGCGCTCCTGGGCTCTGCCGATGAGCTCATCCAGGGGGACCCGGTAGATAGCCG from Actinomycetes bacterium includes the following:
- a CDS encoding XRE family transcriptional regulator; amino-acid sequence: MTDDRLSLGPRLAAARERAGFSQDDVAVLLDQPRPVVSNWEHGTRTPNSAQLAKLAAIYRVPLDELIGRAQERPRPDFERLLFRDAGDRLDPSAKFQIQRYLSFLDAYGDLLDAMGAASGMTESPLSLREGFLSKDDIRRKAEEARRFFRLGEGPVGDLWTLADLSGVTVYQAPLGTDLRGTVSGVFLPHDRVGFSIVANSQTTPGRRQFTLAHELAHALFHGDHIYVGYLGRRQLAERFANEFAAEFLVPIQSLRSVVETLGLAKVQDAEVVISLQRLFRVSYAMMLVRLQAANLTSAVDVARLRELQPVHLAQRLGYPIEPDEWGQDPDRWGLGRFPPRFLRLLRRALADEKLTVGGAASMTGLAQEDIEEFLAERPTSPEEQEEFQYLRESA